The Polycladomyces subterraneus genome contains a region encoding:
- a CDS encoding YheC/YheD family protein — translation MQRYVSNKMKYNEILLKDPWLSSYVPKTVWFSITALEDMLKTYPIVFIKPNSNHRGNGIIRVKNLSQQWGLFGEKPSYELRYSYKDEVKTCNLNEVFNEVVNELNPDKKYIVQQGIDLATFDGLPFDLRILMHKPGNRWQISGWLARVAQKEQIVTNHIRGAKVLTLDQVLNKNTHLNAVDLTMKLGDLAQQISQVLGSYFELRILALDMAVDKKGDLWFIEMNADPMFRKMFKEIDKKEMYDNIISTRKYIIKKYKHRRPRRVL, via the coding sequence GTGCAACGGTATGTCTCCAATAAAATGAAATACAACGAAATACTCCTGAAAGACCCCTGGCTCTCCTCTTATGTTCCGAAAACGGTTTGGTTTTCCATCACAGCATTGGAGGATATGCTAAAAACTTATCCTATAGTATTCATTAAACCGAATTCGAACCACAGAGGGAACGGAATCATCCGGGTCAAAAACTTATCGCAACAATGGGGTCTGTTTGGGGAAAAGCCATCCTACGAGCTACGCTACAGCTACAAAGATGAGGTGAAAACCTGCAACTTGAATGAAGTATTTAATGAAGTAGTAAATGAATTAAACCCGGATAAAAAATATATTGTTCAACAAGGAATTGACTTGGCTACTTTTGATGGGCTGCCTTTTGATCTCCGAATTTTAATGCATAAACCCGGGAACCGATGGCAGATTTCCGGATGGCTGGCCAGAGTGGCACAAAAGGAGCAAATTGTAACCAATCACATTAGAGGAGCAAAAGTCCTTACGTTAGACCAAGTGCTGAATAAAAATACACATCTGAATGCTGTTGATCTGACGATGAAGTTAGGGGATCTGGCTCAGCAAATTTCTCAAGTGCTTGGATCATATTTTGAATTGCGGATTTTGGCTCTGGATATGGCGGTCGATAAAAAAGGAGACTTGTGGTTTATAGAGATGAATGCCGATCCTATGTTCAGAAAGATGTTTAAAGAAATAGATAAAAAAGAAATGTATGACAATATTATAAGTACAAGAAAATACATTATCAAGAAATATAAACATCGCCGCCCAAGGAGGGTCTTGTAG
- a CDS encoding pseudouridine synthase — protein sequence MERLQKVLAHAGVASRRKCEDMILEGRVRVNGETVTELGRKVDRMLDRIEVDGKPIMTERKRTFLFYKPLRVITSMSDPQGRPTVADYFREIDERVYPVGRLDYDTEGLLLMTNDGELANRLTHPKYEADKCYLATVKGHPSEEQLDRLRRGIRLEDGRTAPAQVRRVKERRNTTVLEIVIHEGRNRQVRRMCEAIGHPVVHLIRTRIAFLTLGSMKPGTYRELKPRELERLKRLLDL from the coding sequence ATGGAGCGATTGCAAAAGGTCTTGGCACATGCGGGGGTGGCCTCGCGCCGGAAATGCGAAGACATGATTTTGGAAGGACGGGTTCGTGTCAATGGTGAAACGGTCACGGAGTTGGGGAGAAAGGTAGATCGGATGCTGGATCGGATCGAAGTGGACGGCAAACCGATCATGACAGAACGGAAGCGGACTTTTCTATTCTATAAACCACTTCGTGTGATTACCAGCATGTCCGATCCGCAGGGACGTCCAACGGTGGCCGATTATTTTCGTGAGATTGACGAACGGGTATATCCGGTGGGACGATTGGATTATGATACCGAAGGATTGTTATTGATGACCAATGACGGGGAGCTGGCCAATCGGCTGACGCATCCCAAATACGAGGCGGATAAGTGTTACTTGGCCACGGTAAAAGGACATCCGTCAGAGGAACAGTTGGATCGCTTGCGCCGCGGTATCCGGCTCGAGGACGGCCGGACCGCCCCGGCCCAAGTACGTCGGGTGAAGGAGCGCCGCAACACCACCGTATTGGAGATCGTCATCCACGAAGGGCGCAACCGTCAGGTCCGTCGTATGTGTGAGGCAATCGGGCATCCGGTGGTACATCTGATTCGGACACGGATTGCCTTTTTGACACTGGGATCGATGAAACCTGGGACCTATCGCGAGCTGAAGCCCCGTGAACTGGAACGGCTCAAGCGGTTGTTGGATCTCTAG
- a CDS encoding YheC/YheD family protein: MAVQRIVASKMKKNNLLLKDPEIAPHIPKTVWFTVGALKEMLNTYSTVFVKPDTGYCGNGIIRIKKVNELQYEICYSYTDVVNTADLENTCNEVANRIKSGTSYIIQQGIDLANYNGKAFDVRITMHRPLDKWQLTGWFARVSTSNKAVTNWSKGGKLVPLEQVLAANKLNATEISRELADLAHQISHTFGSVYGMRVLGVDMAVDKKGKVWFIEVNTTPIVRKLFKDFGNKQMYDKALKVQAFIEKMYQ; the protein is encoded by the coding sequence TTGGCAGTACAAAGGATCGTAGCAAGCAAAATGAAGAAAAACAACCTCCTCCTAAAAGACCCAGAGATTGCTCCCCACATTCCGAAAACAGTCTGGTTTACCGTTGGAGCGCTGAAGGAAATGCTAAATACCTATTCCACTGTTTTTGTAAAGCCTGATACGGGATATTGTGGTAACGGGATTATTCGGATAAAAAAAGTGAACGAGTTGCAGTATGAAATTTGCTACAGCTATACAGATGTAGTGAATACAGCCGATTTAGAGAACACCTGCAATGAAGTGGCAAACCGGATCAAGTCTGGGACATCGTATATTATTCAACAAGGGATTGATCTTGCCAACTATAATGGAAAAGCTTTTGATGTCCGAATCACCATGCACAGACCATTGGATAAATGGCAACTTACCGGATGGTTTGCAAGAGTATCCACATCCAACAAAGCAGTTACAAACTGGTCGAAGGGCGGAAAATTGGTTCCGTTGGAACAGGTTCTGGCAGCCAACAAACTGAATGCTACCGAAATAAGCAGAGAATTGGCCGACTTGGCACACCAAATCTCCCACACATTTGGATCCGTTTACGGTATGCGGGTTTTGGGTGTGGATATGGCTGTCGACAAGAAAGGTAAAGTATGGTTCATTGAAGTGAATACAACTCCGATAGTACGGAAGTTGTTTAAGGATTTTGGGAACAAACAAATGTATGATAAAGCCCTTAAAGTCCAGGCATTTATTGAAAAGATGTATCAGTAA
- the panD gene encoding aspartate 1-decarboxylase, whose product MLLTVMKSKIHRAIVTESNLNYVGSVTIDEEIMEKVNILPNEKVQIVNNNNGARLETYVIPGPRGSRIICLNGAAARLVQPGDIVIIISYVMLDEAEAKSYRPRVAFMGEGNVIKEMLVEEVHGTEKY is encoded by the coding sequence ATGCTCTTGACGGTGATGAAATCAAAAATCCACCGAGCGATAGTGACAGAATCGAACCTGAACTATGTGGGAAGTGTCACTATTGACGAGGAGATCATGGAAAAGGTAAATATTCTCCCTAACGAAAAGGTGCAAATCGTGAACAACAATAACGGGGCTCGTTTGGAAACTTATGTAATCCCCGGGCCTCGAGGCAGCAGGATCATCTGCTTAAATGGAGCTGCTGCACGTCTGGTTCAACCCGGCGATATTGTGATTATCATTTCCTATGTCATGCTGGACGAAGCCGAGGCAAAGTCTTACCGACCACGCGTGGCCTTCATGGGAGAAGGAAACGTGATTAAGGAAATGCTGGTGGAAGAAGTTCATGGTACGGAGAAATATTAA
- a CDS encoding cytochrome c biogenesis protein ResB: protein MENTKCVCGHNNPVGTILCEYCGKPLEEDQEANRPLEMRYEGKARRSQTYQTTWFDRVWNFFSSVKVAIVLILITLIASAIGTILPQERYIPSPDPAQFYVEHYGVWGEWFYKLGLSNMYDSWWYVTLLAMIGISLVVCSLDRVIPLYKALKNQQVTKDLSFISRQKVSHTLKVTEEERDALLDRLATQLQNRRFHVRREGHALLAEKGRISRWGPYINHIGLILFLFGALLRLVPGWYLDQFVWVREGEIAKVPELPYYVKNNKAEVEFYDPKELPGKKENAQPTVKQYKSDITLMRQDPRTGRLEPVSRKVIMVNHPMEYKGLMLFQSGFQPNQPLSLQMTVTDKKTKKSVGTFTVNLYHPKESYPLQNGGTVRILNYFPDFTMEGDRPATKSEFPNRPAFVFEVITPELKKGEKSWMIAQTNLDDINRNNRYDISMTGLQVVDQSGLMVRVDKSLPVIFFGAAVCMIGLVMGFYWQHRRVWLRWHEGRLYLGAHTNKNWFGLKREVEQIAERAGLKMSLTQYGQE from the coding sequence ATGGAAAACACCAAATGCGTATGCGGACACAACAACCCCGTCGGTACCATATTGTGCGAGTACTGCGGAAAGCCGCTAGAAGAGGACCAAGAGGCGAATCGTCCGCTGGAGATGAGATATGAGGGGAAGGCTCGGCGGTCCCAAACCTATCAAACGACGTGGTTTGACCGGGTGTGGAACTTTTTTTCATCTGTGAAAGTGGCGATAGTGCTGATCCTCATCACGTTGATCGCCTCGGCGATTGGCACGATTTTGCCGCAGGAGCGATATATTCCATCGCCTGATCCCGCTCAATTTTACGTGGAGCACTACGGAGTTTGGGGTGAGTGGTTCTACAAGCTGGGTCTGTCCAACATGTATGATTCATGGTGGTATGTCACGTTACTGGCCATGATCGGCATCTCGTTGGTAGTGTGCAGTCTGGATCGCGTGATCCCGTTGTACAAAGCGTTGAAAAACCAGCAAGTGACCAAGGACCTCTCGTTCATTTCCCGCCAAAAAGTGAGCCATACGCTCAAGGTAACTGAAGAGGAGCGGGATGCATTACTCGACCGGTTGGCAACCCAATTGCAAAACCGGCGCTTTCACGTGCGCAGGGAAGGACATGCCCTTTTGGCCGAGAAAGGACGGATCAGCCGTTGGGGCCCCTATATCAATCATATCGGGTTGATTCTCTTTTTGTTTGGTGCATTGTTGCGCTTGGTACCCGGTTGGTACCTGGACCAATTTGTATGGGTGCGTGAGGGCGAAATAGCCAAGGTGCCGGAGTTGCCCTATTATGTGAAGAATAATAAGGCGGAAGTGGAGTTCTACGATCCGAAAGAGCTGCCGGGCAAAAAGGAGAATGCTCAACCGACTGTGAAACAGTATAAATCAGACATCACGCTGATGCGGCAAGATCCGCGGACCGGGCGATTGGAACCGGTATCACGTAAGGTGATCATGGTGAACCATCCGATGGAATACAAGGGTTTGATGCTGTTCCAGTCGGGATTCCAGCCCAACCAGCCCTTATCGCTACAGATGACGGTAACGGACAAGAAGACGAAAAAAAGTGTCGGCACGTTTACCGTCAATCTGTATCACCCCAAAGAATCCTATCCGCTTCAAAACGGGGGAACCGTGCGGATTTTGAACTATTTCCCCGACTTTACGATGGAAGGGGATCGACCGGCGACCAAGTCGGAGTTTCCCAACCGTCCGGCATTCGTATTTGAGGTGATCACGCCGGAACTGAAGAAGGGCGAGAAATCCTGGATGATCGCACAGACCAATCTGGACGATATCAACCGAAACAATCGATATGACATCAGCATGACCGGTTTGCAAGTGGTTGACCAGTCCGGACTGATGGTACGCGTGGACAAAAGCTTACCTGTCATCTTTTTCGGCGCGGCGGTCTGTATGATCGGTCTGGTGATGGGCTTCTACTGGCAACATCGACGGGTCTGGCTACGCTGGCACGAGGGCAGACTGTATTTAGGAGCTCATACCAACAAGAACTGGTTCGGACTGAAACGCGAGGTGGAACAGATCGCTGAACGTGCAGGCCTGAAGATGTCTTTGACCCAGTATGGGCAGGAGTGA